The following proteins come from a genomic window of Tepidiforma thermophila:
- a CDS encoding ABC transporter permease, protein MRTAFVVLAMVVRRALANRRLLATVLVGVVMASALMASVVLYSDAVRDLGLRYALRNAEPTERNVRVVTSGRPALEDYRRRREQVDVLLEQYLGGVLEGVVHFGRTATFYIAKPGAPVPEDANRPRGHFQFADGLREHVEVVEGAWPRLPTGAGDSRPEVEAAIGKEAADRIGVRVGDAFDLYPFWREDVAPVRVVVTAIVAPRDLDEPYWFGRTDRFALETSWDTYPFWVDEAAVAETVAPYLPDMDSTLETYGFVDIGAIDARNARAVEGRTRALGLVLREAIPNVVFETRLAEVIGSYQSKLFFTRLPLFALMLQIVGIALYYLVMVSSMLVERQHGEIALFRSRGGSPGQVVAVYGIEAALICGAGALAGPFLATGAIAVLGYTPPFAPLSGDAMLEVPLSATAFLAAGAGAALAFAAMLVPAWRASRSTTIDYKHSLARPQTKPVFLKYYLDLALIGAGAFVFYQLRERGSLVTERLFGELSADPLLLLSPTLFMVMVALVFLRLFPLALGAFAWAGRRWESATVALGLTRMTRAPLQYNRLILLLLLATAVGMFAAGYRATLERGYDDRAAYEAGAESRLTDVRNPANVPEEVFVERVRQATGAETVSPASRLTGSYMLSAFQGVSLEVLGVIPGEFEEVAFWRDDFGEAGLGELLGRLAVDVSGRARGPEVPVGARWVGVWARVPYGENQLRLGLRLRDPNGTFWDYTLVPTDREATDSWRFFVADLAQPSQARFGAGTRYSTAAPKELDAVYVRTAGSPPPVAERAIILVDDVMVFGGVQWSVPDGDGWTAVETFDSFERWQLITGQAQADPGAVSFAPGAGRDGGNAARIAFTRGQGQGPLFGFRAARPAIALPVLAESRFLERAGLDTGDELTIYVNRQYVRARVAGRFDYFPGHDPGKSDYLLVAALPALQELAAGVPGLADAIFPNEAWLRGADPKAMTREALAERGVQAEGVLDRRALRAAQEADPLVAASWEGILFLSFGAVLVLTGLGFAVYATMAAQARALEFAILRTMGFSSRQVLGLVSFEQLFVIAAGVAVGTVLGFPLGRLMIGYLGVTESGSEPVPPLVSQVSWPAVLTVYVSLAAVFAATITALAAVYSRLAVHRALRIGEV, encoded by the coding sequence ATGCGAACGGCATTCGTCGTCCTGGCGATGGTGGTGCGGCGCGCGCTGGCGAACCGGCGGCTGCTGGCGACGGTGCTCGTGGGCGTCGTGATGGCATCGGCGCTGATGGCGAGCGTTGTGCTCTACTCTGACGCGGTCCGGGACCTTGGCCTGCGGTACGCACTGCGGAACGCGGAGCCGACGGAGCGGAACGTGCGCGTCGTGACCTCTGGCCGGCCAGCGCTGGAGGACTACCGTCGGCGGCGCGAGCAGGTGGACGTGTTGCTGGAGCAGTACCTGGGAGGCGTGCTCGAGGGGGTTGTGCACTTCGGGCGGACCGCAACGTTCTACATTGCGAAGCCCGGCGCCCCGGTGCCGGAGGATGCGAACCGCCCGCGCGGGCATTTCCAGTTCGCCGACGGCCTGCGCGAGCACGTGGAGGTGGTCGAGGGGGCGTGGCCGCGCCTGCCGACCGGCGCCGGAGATTCGCGACCAGAGGTGGAAGCAGCGATCGGGAAGGAAGCGGCGGACCGCATCGGGGTGCGGGTCGGCGATGCGTTCGACCTCTATCCGTTCTGGCGGGAGGACGTCGCTCCGGTGCGCGTTGTCGTGACCGCGATCGTCGCGCCGCGCGACCTCGACGAGCCGTACTGGTTCGGGCGGACGGACCGCTTCGCGCTCGAGACGTCGTGGGATACCTATCCGTTCTGGGTCGACGAAGCGGCGGTCGCGGAGACGGTGGCGCCGTACCTGCCGGACATGGACAGCACGCTGGAGACCTACGGGTTCGTCGACATTGGCGCAATCGATGCCCGCAACGCGAGGGCGGTAGAGGGGAGGACGCGGGCGCTGGGGCTGGTGTTGCGGGAGGCGATACCAAACGTGGTGTTCGAGACGCGCCTGGCGGAGGTGATCGGGAGCTACCAATCGAAGCTGTTTTTCACGCGGCTGCCGCTGTTTGCGCTCATGCTGCAAATCGTCGGCATCGCGCTGTACTACCTCGTGATGGTGTCATCGATGCTGGTCGAGCGGCAGCACGGCGAGATTGCGCTGTTCCGTTCGCGCGGCGGGAGCCCGGGGCAGGTGGTCGCGGTGTACGGGATCGAGGCGGCGCTCATCTGCGGGGCCGGTGCGCTGGCGGGGCCCTTCCTTGCGACGGGGGCGATCGCGGTGCTCGGTTACACGCCGCCGTTTGCGCCGCTGAGCGGCGACGCCATGCTGGAGGTGCCGCTCTCAGCGACGGCATTCCTCGCGGCGGGGGCCGGCGCGGCGCTGGCGTTTGCTGCAATGCTCGTCCCGGCGTGGCGGGCCTCGCGCTCAACGACGATCGATTACAAGCACAGCCTGGCGCGGCCACAGACCAAACCGGTCTTCCTGAAGTACTACCTCGACCTGGCGCTCATCGGCGCTGGGGCGTTCGTGTTCTACCAGCTGCGGGAGCGCGGCTCGCTGGTCACCGAGCGGCTGTTCGGGGAGCTCTCGGCGGACCCGCTGCTGCTCCTTTCGCCGACGCTGTTCATGGTCATGGTGGCGCTGGTGTTCCTGAGGCTGTTTCCGCTTGCGCTGGGGGCATTCGCGTGGGCCGGGCGGCGGTGGGAGAGCGCAACGGTGGCACTCGGCCTCACGCGGATGACCCGCGCCCCGCTGCAGTACAACCGGCTGATCCTGCTGCTCCTGCTGGCGACGGCAGTGGGGATGTTCGCCGCCGGCTACCGGGCCACGCTGGAGCGCGGCTACGACGACCGGGCTGCCTACGAGGCGGGGGCGGAGTCGCGGCTGACGGATGTGCGGAACCCGGCGAATGTGCCGGAGGAGGTGTTCGTCGAGCGAGTCCGGCAGGCGACGGGGGCGGAGACGGTTTCGCCGGCAAGCCGGCTGACGGGTTCGTACATGCTCTCGGCGTTCCAGGGGGTAAGCCTCGAAGTGCTGGGCGTCATTCCCGGCGAGTTCGAGGAGGTAGCGTTCTGGAGGGACGACTTCGGGGAGGCAGGGCTTGGGGAACTGCTCGGCCGGCTTGCAGTCGACGTTTCTGGCCGGGCGCGGGGCCCGGAGGTGCCGGTTGGTGCGCGGTGGGTCGGAGTATGGGCGCGCGTGCCGTATGGGGAGAACCAGCTGCGGCTCGGGCTGCGGCTGCGCGACCCGAACGGGACGTTCTGGGACTACACGCTTGTCCCGACAGACCGGGAGGCCACCGACAGCTGGCGGTTTTTCGTGGCGGATTTGGCACAGCCGTCGCAGGCGAGGTTCGGGGCCGGGACACGGTACAGCACGGCGGCGCCGAAGGAACTCGACGCGGTGTACGTCCGGACGGCCGGTTCGCCGCCGCCGGTGGCGGAGCGGGCGATCATCCTTGTCGACGATGTGATGGTATTTGGCGGGGTGCAGTGGAGCGTGCCGGACGGGGACGGCTGGACAGCGGTGGAGACGTTCGATTCGTTCGAGCGGTGGCAGCTGATTACCGGGCAGGCGCAGGCGGACCCGGGCGCGGTCTCGTTCGCACCGGGTGCCGGGCGTGACGGGGGCAACGCCGCGCGCATTGCGTTCACGCGGGGGCAGGGACAGGGGCCGCTGTTCGGCTTCCGGGCGGCGCGGCCGGCCATCGCCCTGCCGGTGCTGGCAGAATCCCGGTTTCTCGAGCGGGCAGGGCTGGATACAGGCGACGAACTGACCATTTATGTGAATCGGCAGTATGTGCGGGCGCGGGTGGCCGGGCGGTTCGACTACTTCCCCGGGCATGACCCGGGGAAGAGCGACTACCTGCTGGTGGCGGCGCTGCCAGCGCTGCAGGAGCTGGCCGCGGGCGTGCCCGGGCTGGCCGATGCCATTTTCCCGAACGAGGCGTGGCTGCGGGGTGCGGACCCGAAGGCAATGACGCGGGAGGCGCTGGCAGAGCGCGGGGTGCAGGCGGAGGGGGTGCTCGACCGGCGCGCGCTGCGGGCAGCGCAGGAGGCCGACCCGCTCGTGGCCGCGAGCTGGGAAGGCATCCTGTTCCTGTCGTTTGGGGCCGTGCTGGTGCTGACCGGGCTGGGGTTCGCGGTCTACGCGACGATGGCGGCGCAGGCGCGGGCGCTGGAGTTCGCCATTTTGCGGACGATGGGCTTTTCAAGCCGACAGGTATTGGGGCTGGTGAGTTTCGAGCAGCTGTTTGTGATTGCGGCGGGGGTAGCGGTCGGCACGGTTCTTGGGTTCCCGCTGGGCCGGCTGATGATCGGGTATCTTGGCGTGACCGAATCGGGCAGCGAGCCGGTGCCGCCGCTCGTTTCGCAGGTGAGCTGGCCAGCCGTGCTCACGGTGTACGTTTCGCTGGCGGCCGTGTTCGCGGCGACGATAACGGCGCTGGCTGCGGTCTACTCGCGGCTGGCAGTCCACCGAGCGTTGCGGATCGGGGAGGTGTAG